In Vibrio hippocampi, a single genomic region encodes these proteins:
- the djlA gene encoding co-chaperone DjlA, which yields MIGKILGVFFGMLFGGPLGALFGLFIGHQFDKAKRINQGGFSRRGFGAGDQNARQEEFLNAAYSVMGHVAKAKGQVTREEIQLATIMMDRMNLNAEQKRSAQEAFRDGKSADFPLEKVLSRVSVSSNGRHDLLQFFLELQISAAFADGSIHPEEREVLHRIAQGLGFSAQQLEQRLRMQEAAFRFQQGGFSGGHQHGGGQHSSGGWQQANSASALSAAYDVLGVSEDADAKAIKRAHRKLMNEHHPDKLMAKGLPPEMMNVAKEKSQEIQNAYDLIKKVKGFK from the coding sequence ATGATAGGTAAAATTTTAGGTGTATTTTTTGGAATGTTGTTCGGCGGTCCGTTAGGCGCGCTGTTTGGTCTATTTATTGGACACCAATTTGATAAAGCCAAAAGAATCAATCAGGGTGGCTTCTCTCGAAGAGGATTCGGCGCTGGTGACCAGAATGCACGACAAGAAGAGTTCTTGAATGCGGCATACTCGGTAATGGGGCATGTGGCAAAAGCAAAAGGTCAAGTGACCAGAGAAGAGATTCAACTTGCGACTATCATGATGGATAGAATGAATCTCAATGCTGAGCAAAAACGCTCAGCTCAAGAAGCGTTTCGTGACGGTAAATCGGCAGATTTTCCGTTGGAGAAAGTGCTTAGTCGAGTCAGTGTTTCTTCTAATGGTCGCCATGACCTGCTGCAGTTCTTCTTAGAGCTACAGATTTCCGCTGCATTTGCAGATGGTTCGATTCACCCAGAAGAAAGAGAAGTCTTGCATCGTATTGCTCAAGGACTCGGTTTTTCAGCACAACAACTTGAACAACGTTTGCGTATGCAAGAAGCGGCATTTCGCTTTCAACAGGGCGGATTCTCTGGTGGGCATCAACACGGCGGTGGGCAGCACTCGTCTGGCGGTTGGCAGCAAGCAAACAGCGCTTCTGCATTATCAGCGGCTTATGATGTGCTGGGTGTGTCCGAAGATGCCGATGCAAAAGCCATTAAACGTGCTCACAGAAAACTGATGAATGAGCATCACCCAGATAAACTGATGGCAAAAGGCTTACCACCTGAGATGATGAATGTGGCAAAAGAGAAATCGCAGGAGATCCAAAATGCCTATGATCTTATCAAGAAAGTGAAAGGCTTTAAGTAA
- the leuD gene encoding 3-isopropylmalate dehydratase small subunit — MSGFKQHTGLVVPLDAANVDTDAIIPKQFLQKVTRTGFGQHLFHDWRFLDDAGEQDNPEFVMNFARYQGASILLARENFGCGSSREHAPWALADYGIKVMIAPSFADIFYGNSINNQMVPVRLTEQEVDELFQFVAANEGAQITVDLEAMKVSANGKEYSFEIDTFRRHCLLNGLDNIGLTLQHEDKISAYEAKIPSFLK, encoded by the coding sequence ATGTCAGGATTTAAACAACATACTGGATTAGTCGTTCCTCTTGATGCTGCGAATGTCGATACCGATGCGATTATCCCAAAACAGTTTCTACAAAAAGTCACCCGCACGGGTTTTGGTCAGCACCTTTTCCATGACTGGCGTTTCTTGGATGATGCCGGCGAGCAAGATAACCCAGAGTTTGTGATGAACTTTGCCCGTTATCAAGGCGCGAGTATTTTGCTTGCTCGTGAAAACTTTGGTTGTGGTTCTTCTCGTGAACACGCCCCTTGGGCATTAGCTGATTACGGCATCAAGGTTATGATTGCGCCAAGCTTTGCCGACATATTCTACGGCAACTCAATCAACAATCAGATGGTGCCGGTTCGTTTAACAGAACAGGAAGTGGATGAACTGTTCCAATTCGTTGCTGCAAACGAAGGCGCACAGATCACCGTTGACCTTGAAGCCATGAAAGTCTCGGCGAATGGCAAAGAGTACAGCTTCGAGATTGACACCTTCCGTCGTCACTGCCTTCTTAACGGCTTAGACAACATTGGTTTGACCTTACAGCATGAAGACAAGATCTCGGCTTATGAAGCCAAGATCCCAAGTTTTCTGAAATAA
- the leuC gene encoding 3-isopropylmalate dehydratase large subunit, with protein sequence MSKTLYEKVYDAHIAVEAEGENPILYIDRHLVHEVTSPQAFDGLREKGRKVRQVSKTFATMDHNVSTTTKDINASGEMARIQMETLSKNCEEFGVTLYDINHKYQGIVHVMGPELGITLPAMTIVCGDSHTATHGAFGSLAFGIGTSEVEHVLATQTLKQSRAKTMKIEVKGKVAPGVTAKDIVLAIIGETTAAGGTGYVVEFCGEAITDLSMEGRMTVCNMAIELGAKAGLIAPDETTFAYLKDRKFAPQGADWDAAVEYWKTFNSDEDAQFDAVVTLNGADIKPQVTWGTNPGQVIAVDQAIPAPDSFADPVEKASAEKALAYMGLEAGKSLKDYPVDKVFVGSCTNSRIEDMRAAAAVAKGRQVASHVQALIVPGSEQVKAQAESEGLDIIFKQAGFEWRLPGCSMCLAMNNDRLAPQERCASTSNRNFEGRQGRGGRTHLVSPAMAAAAAIAGHFVDIRELD encoded by the coding sequence ATGTCTAAAACACTATATGAAAAAGTCTACGACGCGCATATCGCGGTAGAAGCTGAGGGTGAAAACCCGATTCTTTACATCGACCGTCACCTAGTACATGAGGTGACGTCACCGCAAGCATTTGATGGTTTGCGTGAGAAAGGTCGCAAGGTCCGTCAGGTTAGCAAAACCTTTGCTACCATGGACCACAATGTTTCCACCACCACCAAAGACATCAATGCCTCCGGCGAGATGGCGCGTATTCAGATGGAGACGCTATCGAAGAACTGCGAAGAGTTTGGTGTCACGCTTTATGATATCAACCACAAATACCAAGGCATTGTGCACGTCATGGGTCCTGAGTTGGGCATTACCCTGCCCGCAATGACCATCGTTTGTGGCGATTCTCATACCGCGACTCATGGCGCATTTGGCTCGCTTGCATTTGGTATTGGTACCTCTGAAGTTGAGCACGTTCTTGCGACGCAAACCCTAAAACAGTCGCGTGCTAAGACCATGAAGATTGAGGTCAAAGGTAAAGTGGCACCGGGCGTGACCGCAAAAGATATTGTGCTGGCTATTATTGGTGAAACCACCGCCGCAGGCGGTACAGGCTACGTGGTTGAGTTTTGTGGCGAAGCGATCACGGATCTTTCGATGGAAGGTCGTATGACGGTTTGTAACATGGCTATCGAGCTTGGCGCAAAAGCGGGGCTTATTGCACCAGACGAAACCACGTTTGCCTATCTTAAAGACCGTAAATTTGCACCACAAGGTGCCGATTGGGATGCGGCGGTTGAATACTGGAAGACGTTTAACTCTGATGAAGACGCGCAGTTCGATGCCGTTGTGACCTTAAACGGCGCAGACATCAAACCTCAAGTCACTTGGGGCACGAATCCAGGTCAGGTTATCGCGGTTGATCAAGCGATTCCGGCACCAGACAGTTTCGCAGACCCAGTAGAGAAAGCCTCTGCGGAAAAAGCGCTGGCTTACATGGGATTGGAAGCTGGTAAATCCTTAAAAGATTACCCTGTCGACAAGGTGTTTGTTGGGTCGTGTACTAACTCTCGTATTGAAGATATGCGCGCAGCAGCAGCTGTAGCAAAAGGTCGTCAAGTTGCCTCTCATGTTCAAGCCCTGATCGTTCCCGGCTCAGAGCAAGTTAAAGCACAAGCTGAATCGGAAGGTTTAGACATTATCTTTAAACAAGCGGGCTTTGAATGGCGTTTACCGGGTTGTTCTATGTGCCTTGCAATGAACAACGACCGCCTTGCGCCTCAAGAGCGTTGCGCGTCAACCAGTAACCGTAACTTCGAAGGTCGCCAAGGTCGCGGCGGTCGTACGCACTTGGTTAGCCCAGCAATGGCAGCAGCCGCCGCGATTGCTGGTCACTTTGTTGATATCAGAGAACTGGACTAA
- a CDS encoding DUF547 domain-containing protein, with translation MIGFTLLVTLFTSLSTFAAPKSELWSYWQASNENSTQTVSHQEWQNFLDQYLVIQGEHHLIRYQAVNDQDKTALKSYINHLASMDPRTLTRQEQYAYWVNMYNAITINLILDNYPIKSITKLGGFFSFGPWDLDVITINQKALTLNDIEHRILRPIWNDPRTHYAVNCASLGCPNLQAKALTAENTEALLNTAARQFIQSSKGVELSGNTAKLSSIYEWFSVDFDNEGGVMAHIAKFKPELAQFNGKVEYDYDWALNQE, from the coding sequence TTGATTGGGTTTACTCTGCTAGTGACACTGTTCACTAGTCTCTCCACTTTTGCAGCGCCAAAATCAGAGTTATGGTCCTACTGGCAAGCCAGCAATGAAAACAGTACCCAAACCGTCTCGCATCAAGAGTGGCAAAACTTCCTTGACCAATATCTTGTCATTCAAGGTGAGCATCACCTGATTCGCTATCAAGCCGTCAATGACCAAGATAAAACGGCGCTCAAAAGCTATATCAATCATCTCGCGTCCATGGACCCTAGAACCCTCACTCGCCAAGAGCAATATGCTTACTGGGTCAACATGTACAACGCCATTACCATCAATCTAATACTCGACAACTATCCGATAAAATCCATTACCAAGCTAGGTGGTTTTTTCAGCTTTGGACCGTGGGATCTCGACGTCATCACGATCAACCAAAAAGCGCTCACCCTCAATGACATTGAACATCGTATTCTCAGACCGATTTGGAATGATCCTCGAACACACTATGCGGTGAATTGTGCCAGTTTAGGCTGCCCGAATTTGCAAGCGAAAGCGTTGACTGCTGAAAACACCGAAGCACTGCTTAACACTGCGGCGAGACAATTTATTCAGTCAAGTAAAGGTGTGGAACTCAGTGGCAACACCGCTAAGCTCTCGTCGATCTATGAATGGTTCAGTGTCGATTTTGACAATGAAGGTGGAGTGATGGCGCACATCGCCAAATTCAAACCTGAACTGGCTCAGTTTAATGGCAAGGTAGAGTATGATTACGATTGGGCACTTAACCAAGAGTAA